One genomic region from Pseudoduganella dura encodes:
- a CDS encoding PqiB family protein — protein MPEQDLPQPAVDRPSRWLPSLIWLIPVLAAIIGATQVVNWMTSRGPTVTVSFATGEGLEAGKTKVKYKDVDIGEVVAVTLGEDGNRVDAKIQMAREAKRFTAEDTRFWVVRPQIGASGVSGLGTLLSGPYIGAAPGKAGGTTSQFKGLDTPPAVPPGLKGREYKLHGDSLGSVGIGSPVYYRRLRVGQVASFQLDQAGDGIDMSVFIEDRYVGFVGIDTRWWHASGVDLRLDAGGFKLNTQSLAALATGGIAFESGNGQKPEAAAPEGTRFNLADDRAAALRPPDGPGVTAVLYFDQSLRGLVPGAPVDFRGIVLGEVRAVGVEFDRTRKAFRMPVTIDLYPGRLGKPFLDAYSGDVQKGHETMARMIGRGLRGQLRTGSLLTSQLYIALDFFPGAPKAALAMRKDLLVLPTVPGSLDELQSQLLSIARKLDKVPFDEIGANLNRTLVQANAMLARADATLAKFDGQVLPEVTQTLAAARKTFASAEDLLQQDSPLQSDLRRTLQEVTRTMESVDALADYLERHPESLIRGKPQEKK, from the coding sequence ATGCCTGAGCAGGACCTTCCGCAACCCGCCGTCGACCGCCCGAGCCGCTGGCTGCCGTCGCTGATCTGGCTGATCCCGGTGCTGGCGGCCATCATCGGCGCCACGCAGGTGGTCAACTGGATGACCAGCCGCGGCCCCACGGTCACCGTCAGCTTCGCCACCGGCGAAGGGCTGGAGGCGGGCAAGACCAAGGTCAAATACAAGGATGTCGACATCGGCGAAGTCGTCGCCGTCACGCTGGGCGAGGACGGCAACCGCGTCGACGCGAAGATCCAGATGGCGCGCGAGGCGAAGCGCTTCACCGCCGAGGACACGCGGTTCTGGGTGGTGCGCCCGCAGATCGGCGCCAGCGGCGTGTCCGGCCTGGGCACGCTGCTGTCCGGCCCCTATATCGGCGCGGCGCCCGGCAAGGCCGGCGGTACCACCAGCCAGTTCAAGGGGCTCGATACGCCGCCGGCCGTGCCGCCCGGCCTGAAGGGCCGCGAGTACAAGCTGCATGGCGACAGCCTGGGTTCGGTGGGCATCGGCTCGCCAGTTTATTACCGCCGCCTGCGCGTGGGGCAGGTGGCGTCGTTCCAGCTGGACCAGGCCGGCGACGGCATCGACATGTCCGTCTTCATCGAGGACCGCTACGTGGGCTTCGTCGGCATCGACACGCGCTGGTGGCACGCCAGCGGCGTGGACCTGCGCCTCGATGCCGGCGGCTTCAAGCTGAACACGCAGTCGCTGGCGGCGCTGGCCACCGGCGGCATCGCCTTCGAGTCGGGCAACGGCCAGAAGCCCGAGGCGGCGGCGCCGGAGGGCACGCGCTTCAACCTGGCCGACGACCGCGCGGCCGCCCTGCGCCCGCCGGACGGCCCCGGCGTGACGGCGGTGCTGTACTTCGACCAGTCGCTGCGCGGCCTGGTGCCCGGCGCGCCGGTCGACTTCCGCGGCATCGTGCTGGGCGAGGTGCGCGCCGTGGGCGTGGAATTCGACCGCACCCGCAAGGCCTTCCGCATGCCGGTGACGATCGACCTGTATCCGGGCCGGCTGGGCAAGCCGTTCCTGGACGCCTATTCCGGCGACGTGCAAAAGGGCCACGAAACGATGGCGCGGATGATCGGGCGCGGCCTGCGCGGCCAGCTGCGCACCGGCAGCCTGCTGACCAGCCAGCTCTACATCGCGCTCGACTTCTTCCCGGGCGCGCCCAAGGCGGCACTGGCGATGCGGAAGGACCTGCTGGTACTGCCCACGGTGCCCGGCTCGCTGGACGAACTGCAGAGCCAGCTGCTGAGCATTGCCCGCAAGCTCGACAAGGTGCCGTTCGACGAGATTGGCGCCAACCTGAACCGCACGCTGGTGCAGGCCAACGCCATGCTGGCCCGGGCCGATGCCACGCTGGCGAAATTCGATGGCCAGGTGCTGCCGGAGGTGACGCAGACGCTGGCCGCCGCCCGCAAGACCTTCGCCAGCGCGGAAGACCTGCTGCAGCAGGATTCGCCGCTGCAGTCCGACCTGCGCCGGACGCTGCAGGAAGTGACGCGCACGATGGAGTCGGTCGACGCGCTGGCCGATTACCTCGAACGCCACCCGGAATCGCTGATCCGCGGCAAACCCCAGGAGAAGAAATGA
- a CDS encoding M23 family metallopeptidase translates to MRKFLQALVVAIVLVLGYEFLGPVIERATYAVRLAAMPKPQALPVPVEGVRPRALRDTWGGARGEGRRHEGIDIFARRGTPVLSSTEGIVAQVGTNRLGGLVVWVMGPGGQRHYYAHLDRYSDVAAGTRIQAGRVLGYVGDSGNAKGTPPHLHYGVYDLGGAINPYPLLRCEMAAATAGNGRASARQMECLSRERPGR, encoded by the coding sequence ATGCGAAAGTTCCTGCAAGCCCTCGTGGTTGCCATCGTCCTGGTCCTGGGCTACGAGTTCCTGGGGCCGGTCATCGAGCGTGCCACTTATGCGGTGCGCCTGGCGGCGATGCCCAAACCGCAGGCCCTTCCGGTGCCGGTCGAGGGCGTGCGGCCGCGTGCACTGCGCGACACCTGGGGCGGCGCACGCGGCGAGGGCCGCAGGCACGAAGGCATCGACATCTTCGCCAGGCGCGGCACCCCCGTGCTGTCGAGTACCGAAGGCATTGTCGCGCAGGTCGGCACCAATCGCCTCGGCGGCCTGGTGGTGTGGGTGATGGGGCCGGGCGGCCAGCGTCATTACTATGCCCACCTCGACCGGTATTCGGACGTGGCGGCGGGCACGCGCATCCAGGCCGGCCGGGTGCTGGGTTACGTCGGCGATTCCGGCAACGCGAAGGGCACGCCGCCGCACCTGCATTACGGCGTGTACGACCTCGGCGGCGCGATCAATCCCTATCCGCTGTTGCGCTGCGAAATGGCTGCCGCCACGGCAGGGAACGGGCGAGCTTCCGCCCGGCAGATGGAGTGCTTGAGTCGGGAGCGCCCGGGCCGATAA
- a CDS encoding PqiC family protein yields the protein MTRLVSLCRASAIAAAALLAGCAAAPADRFYTLAGDSVAAPEAVAGAGAGRLYIEMAAVNVPAQVRRDQLLVGGADGRVDLLEHHRWAGPLADEIGNALSLGVTARLGAIDVYRTPHPDDVPVYRISTNVQRFESVPGGYALVDAVWSVRQVGGGAVLTCRSVLREEAGQGYEALVAGHRAALGRLAAAVAAGVRDLAAGRTAGC from the coding sequence ATGACCCGCCTTGTTTCCCTTTGCCGGGCATCGGCCATCGCCGCGGCGGCCTTGCTGGCCGGCTGCGCCGCAGCGCCGGCCGACCGGTTCTACACCCTTGCCGGCGACAGCGTCGCGGCACCCGAAGCCGTTGCAGGCGCCGGCGCGGGCAGGCTGTACATCGAGATGGCGGCCGTCAACGTGCCGGCCCAGGTGCGCCGCGACCAGCTCCTGGTCGGCGGCGCGGACGGGCGGGTCGACCTGCTGGAGCACCACCGCTGGGCCGGCCCGCTGGCCGACGAGATCGGCAATGCGCTGTCGCTGGGCGTCACGGCGCGGCTCGGCGCGATCGACGTCTACCGCACCCCCCACCCGGACGACGTGCCGGTGTATCGCATCAGCACCAACGTGCAGCGCTTCGAATCCGTGCCGGGCGGTTACGCGCTGGTCGACGCCGTGTGGAGCGTGCGGCAGGTGGGCGGCGGCGCCGTGCTCACGTGCCGCAGCGTGCTGCGCGAGGAAGCCGGGCAGGGCTACGAGGCCCTGGTCGCCGGCCACCGCGCCGCGCTCGGCAGGCTGGCGGCCGCCGTGGCCGCCGGGGTGCGGGACCTGGCGGCCGGGCGGACCGCCGGCTGTTGA
- a CDS encoding FAD binding domain-containing protein, which translates to MTPFAFARAADATDAVQQGHVAGAKYLGGGTNLVDLMRVTIEHPAMLVDVTGLSDTIEERPDGSLLIGAAAKNTAVAEHRAVRTRFPMLTRAITAGASAQIRNMATVGGNLLQRTRCAYFYDHDGARCNKRAPGQGCDAIDGFNRMHAILGASAHCVATHPSDMCVALAALDAVVHLQGVNGSRTVALADFHRLPEDRPERDTVLQHGELVTAVEVPALPFAARSEYRKVRDRASYAFALVSVAAALDVDDGIVRDVRLALGGVAHRPWRATAAEQMLRGRAATEALFDAAAAAELANARPLRDNGFKVDLARRAIVAVLGGLVDNRS; encoded by the coding sequence ATGACCCCGTTCGCCTTTGCCCGCGCCGCCGACGCGACCGACGCGGTGCAGCAGGGCCACGTGGCCGGCGCGAAGTACCTGGGCGGCGGCACCAACCTGGTCGACCTGATGCGCGTGACGATCGAGCATCCGGCGATGCTGGTCGACGTGACCGGGCTGTCCGATACGATCGAGGAACGGCCCGACGGCAGCCTGCTGATCGGTGCCGCCGCGAAGAACACGGCGGTGGCCGAGCACCGCGCGGTGCGCACCCGTTTCCCGATGCTGACGCGGGCGATCACCGCCGGCGCCTCGGCGCAGATCCGCAACATGGCGACCGTGGGCGGCAACCTGCTGCAGCGCACCCGCTGCGCCTATTTCTACGACCACGACGGCGCGCGCTGCAACAAGCGCGCGCCGGGGCAGGGCTGCGATGCGATCGACGGCTTCAACCGCATGCACGCGATCCTGGGCGCTTCGGCGCACTGCGTGGCCACGCATCCTTCCGACATGTGCGTGGCGCTGGCCGCGCTCGATGCCGTCGTCCACCTGCAAGGGGTGAACGGCAGCCGCACCGTGGCGCTGGCCGATTTCCACCGGCTGCCCGAAGACCGTCCGGAACGCGATACCGTGCTGCAGCACGGCGAACTGGTCACCGCGGTGGAAGTGCCGGCATTGCCGTTCGCGGCGCGCTCGGAATACCGCAAGGTGCGCGACCGGGCCAGTTATGCGTTCGCGCTGGTGTCCGTGGCCGCCGCGCTCGACGTGGACGACGGCATCGTGCGCGACGTGCGGCTGGCGCTGGGCGGCGTGGCCCACAGGCCGTGGCGTGCGACCGCCGCCGAACAGATGCTTAGGGGGCGCGCGGCCACCGAAGCGCTGTTCGACGCGGCCGCGGCCGCCGAGCTGGCCAATGCGCGGCCGCTGCGCGACAACGGGTTCAAGGTCGACCTGGCACGGCGCGCCATCGTGGCCGTGCTGGGCGGCCTCGTCGACAACCGGTCCTGA
- a CDS encoding alpha/beta fold hydrolase codes for MNVQQRNNVNAWGSGPATLLFAHGFGCDQSVWRFLLPAFEGRYRLVAFDAVGSGGSDWGAYDRGKYGTLHGYATDVLEIADACTSGPVVFVGHSVAAMVGLLATIREPDRFVAQIMVSPSPCFLNDGDYRGGFSPADIEELLQTLQDNFQGWARAMAPAIMGTPRQPELGQELAGSFCRNDPAIAAHFARVTFLSDHRADLPRSAAPALILQCTEDMIAPRTVGDYTHRAMTGSELRLIDNIGHCPHMSAPAASAQAMAPFLARVTG; via the coding sequence ATGAACGTACAGCAACGCAACAACGTGAACGCATGGGGCAGCGGTCCGGCCACCCTGCTGTTCGCCCATGGCTTCGGCTGCGACCAGTCGGTGTGGCGGTTCCTGCTGCCGGCCTTCGAAGGCCGCTACCGGCTCGTGGCGTTCGACGCCGTCGGCAGCGGGGGTTCGGACTGGGGCGCTTACGACCGCGGCAAATACGGCACGCTGCACGGCTACGCGACGGATGTGCTGGAAATCGCAGATGCCTGCACCAGCGGACCGGTCGTGTTCGTGGGCCACTCGGTGGCGGCCATGGTGGGGCTGCTGGCCACGATCCGCGAACCGGATCGCTTCGTCGCGCAAATCATGGTCAGCCCGTCGCCATGCTTCCTTAACGACGGTGACTACCGCGGCGGCTTTTCGCCGGCCGATATCGAAGAGCTGCTGCAGACACTGCAGGACAACTTCCAGGGCTGGGCGCGCGCCATGGCGCCGGCCATCATGGGCACCCCCAGGCAGCCCGAGCTCGGGCAGGAGCTGGCGGGCAGCTTCTGCCGCAACGACCCCGCGATCGCCGCGCATTTCGCCCGCGTCACCTTCCTTTCCGATCACCGCGCCGACCTGCCCAGGTCGGCCGCGCCGGCGCTGATCCTGCAATGCACCGAGGACATGATCGCGCCGCGCACGGTGGGCGACTACACGCACCGCGCAATGACCGGCAGCGAACTGCGGCTGATCGACAATATCGGCCACTGCCCGCACATGAGCGCGCCGGCCGCCAGCGCGCAGGCAATGGCACCGTTCCTCGCACGCGTGACCGGCTGA
- a CDS encoding vanadium-dependent haloperoxidase produces MRTAFLRLLAAIAVMTFPYAASAQPAPAARVVLAADRTNAIAYWHDTAAATVTAKVQATATEAERYAAFPADMATLHLAMYDAAMAIDPRYRPFLFVPSRPDGSASLDAATGSAAYEVLRALFPSRADQYWPAHDRFMAAIPDDGAKARGIALGKAAAAAHLERRAADGRGTALPGYSAHDAPGRFRGKDPINRFWPSIRPFTLATVAQFRPPPPPALDSAEYAADFNEVKALGGIRSTRRTAEQLETARFHSEPPPSYFTRNFGRFARTTADSVEAARLMAAIYTNYADAIGACLEAKYHYDAWRPQSAIPLAETDGNPATAADPAWLPLLPTPNHPEYPAAHSCSAATLGELLRQYYGTDQVTFTWDSKVTGTVRTYRDTDALAEESRMARVYGGMHFRYATTAGAELGRKVAAWTMAHAFMPQPK; encoded by the coding sequence ATGCGTACCGCGTTTCTCCGTTTGCTTGCCGCGATCGCGGTCATGACATTCCCGTATGCCGCCAGCGCGCAGCCGGCCCCGGCCGCGCGCGTGGTGCTGGCGGCCGACAGGACCAACGCGATCGCCTACTGGCACGATACCGCCGCTGCCACCGTTACCGCGAAGGTCCAGGCGACGGCGACCGAAGCGGAACGCTATGCCGCCTTCCCCGCCGACATGGCGACGCTGCACCTGGCGATGTATGACGCGGCCATGGCGATCGATCCGCGCTACCGCCCGTTCCTGTTCGTCCCGTCACGTCCTGACGGCAGCGCGTCGCTCGACGCGGCAACCGGCAGCGCGGCCTATGAGGTGCTGCGCGCGCTGTTCCCGAGCCGCGCCGACCAGTACTGGCCGGCGCACGACCGGTTCATGGCGGCAATCCCGGACGACGGCGCCAAGGCGCGCGGGATCGCTTTGGGCAAGGCTGCCGCGGCGGCACATCTGGAACGCCGGGCCGCGGATGGACGGGGAACCGCGCTGCCCGGCTATTCGGCGCACGATGCCCCGGGCAGGTTCCGCGGGAAGGATCCCATCAACCGCTTCTGGCCGTCGATCAGGCCATTCACGCTGGCGACCGTCGCGCAGTTCCGCCCGCCGCCGCCGCCCGCGCTCGACAGCGCCGAGTATGCGGCCGACTTCAACGAAGTGAAGGCGCTGGGCGGCATTCGCAGCACGCGCCGCACGGCGGAGCAGCTGGAGACCGCCCGCTTCCACTCCGAGCCCCCGCCATCCTACTTCACCCGCAACTTCGGCCGCTTCGCCCGCACCACGGCCGATTCCGTGGAGGCAGCGCGCCTGATGGCGGCGATCTACACGAACTATGCCGATGCCATCGGCGCCTGCCTGGAAGCAAAGTATCACTACGACGCATGGCGGCCACAGAGCGCGATCCCGCTGGCGGAAACGGACGGCAACCCGGCTACGGCCGCCGATCCCGCGTGGCTGCCCTTGCTGCCCACCCCGAACCACCCCGAATATCCGGCCGCGCACTCGTGTTCGGCCGCCACGCTGGGCGAACTGCTGCGGCAGTATTACGGCACCGACCAGGTCACGTTTACCTGGGACAGCAAGGTGACCGGCACGGTACGCACCTACCGGGACACCGACGCACTGGCCGAGGAAAGCAGGATGGCGCGCGTCTATGGCGGCATGCACTTCCGCTATGCCACCACGGCCGGCGCGGAACTGGGCAGGAAAGTCGCGGCGTGGACGATGGCGCATGCCTTCATGCCGCAACCCAAATGA
- a CDS encoding PAS domain S-box protein, whose amino-acid sequence MDVPPRSQPSPAQLFEHAACGLLLTDASGAILQANRTSVTWLGYSRQELTDGMRLQDLLSIGGRVFYQTHCEPLLQLRSTVSEVQIDLVRRDGHRMPALLNIDRHRGDAGVLDHVAIFVANGQRAYERELQRARAATDEALKARLEAEEALRRLERELENALRRRDD is encoded by the coding sequence ATGGACGTTCCGCCACGCTCCCAGCCATCGCCAGCGCAGCTGTTCGAGCACGCGGCGTGCGGCCTGTTGCTGACCGATGCCAGCGGCGCGATCCTGCAGGCGAACCGCACCAGCGTGACCTGGCTGGGCTATTCACGGCAGGAACTGACGGACGGCATGCGGCTGCAGGACCTGCTCAGCATCGGCGGCCGCGTGTTCTACCAGACACATTGCGAGCCGCTGCTGCAGCTGCGCTCCACGGTCTCCGAGGTACAGATCGATCTCGTGCGGCGCGACGGCCATCGCATGCCGGCGCTGCTCAACATCGACCGGCACCGCGGCGACGCCGGCGTGCTGGATCATGTGGCGATCTTCGTCGCCAACGGCCAGCGCGCGTACGAACGCGAGCTGCAGCGGGCACGCGCCGCGACCGACGAAGCCCTGAAGGCCCGGCTGGAGGCGGAAGAAGCGCTACGCAGGCTGGAGCGTGAGCTGGAGAACGCGCTGCGCCGCCGGGACGATTGA
- a CDS encoding class I SAM-dependent methyltransferase, whose protein sequence is MTSADARFAGPLPRCYERYLVPLLFEPYALDLARRAVALAPRQVLEIAAGTGIVTRQLAASLPSARIVATDLNPDMLAVGRAAAALPQVSWQPADAMQLPFDDAGFDLLVCQFGAMFFPDKRRAFAEARRVLLPGGRLLFNVWDALPANAFAAAVQASMEELFPGDPPRFFARTPHGYHDKAAIARDLAAAGFASPPDIETVTLQGRAASAADVAAGFCQGTPLRNEIEARAGDPVTAAVVAAAHLERRFGKGPIRGAMRAHVIWVAA, encoded by the coding sequence ATGACCTCCGCTGACGCGCGATTCGCGGGCCCGCTCCCGCGCTGCTACGAACGCTACCTGGTGCCGCTGCTGTTCGAACCGTATGCGCTCGACCTGGCACGCCGCGCCGTGGCGCTGGCACCGCGGCAGGTGCTGGAAATCGCCGCCGGAACGGGCATCGTCACCCGGCAGCTCGCCGCGTCACTGCCGTCGGCCCGGATCGTGGCGACAGACCTGAATCCGGACATGCTGGCGGTGGGCCGTGCCGCGGCCGCCCTGCCGCAGGTTTCGTGGCAGCCTGCCGACGCGATGCAACTGCCGTTCGACGATGCCGGCTTCGACCTGCTGGTGTGCCAGTTTGGCGCGATGTTCTTTCCCGACAAGCGGCGGGCGTTCGCCGAGGCGCGGCGGGTGCTCCTGCCCGGCGGACGATTGCTGTTCAACGTGTGGGATGCGCTGCCCGCCAATGCCTTCGCCGCCGCGGTGCAGGCCTCGATGGAAGAGCTGTTTCCGGGCGACCCGCCGCGCTTTTTCGCGCGCACGCCGCACGGCTACCACGACAAGGCGGCGATCGCGCGCGACCTGGCGGCGGCCGGATTCGCATCGCCGCCGGACATCGAGACCGTGACGCTGCAGGGCCGTGCCGCCAGTGCGGCCGATGTGGCTGCGGGCTTTTGCCAGGGTACGCCGCTGCGCAACGAGATCGAAGCGCGCGCCGGCGATCCGGTAACGGCGGCGGTCGTGGCGGCCGCGCATCTGGAACGGCGTTTCGGCAAGGGCCCGATCAGAGGCGCGATGCGCGCCCACGTCATTTGGGTTGCGGCATGA
- a CDS encoding xanthine dehydrogenase family protein molybdopterin-binding subunit, producing the protein MNFLQKAVQAAMQKAVEAAPDAFIPGGMPDPLAGEAHELIGAPVSRVDGARKVRGEAPFAAEFALDAMTYAALVHSTIPKGRIATLDTAAAEAAPGVVLVMTHRNAPPMKPVPMFLSKPKAAGGDNLPVFQDDTVHWNGQPVALVLAETQEQADHARSLVRVAYHEEPAVTSLAEAMARGTEDAVFQGEPLNVEIGDAEAALAAAPHRVDAVYRTPRLNHNAIELHAATVAWHGNELRIHDATQAVAHTAWSLAQVFGLRESQVHVTSPFVGGGFGGKALWQHQVLAAAAAKLAGRPVRIVLSREGVYRTVGGRTLTEQRVALGADNEGRFTALIHTGTAVMTAHNNMPEPFIMPARSLYSAGSFRLDVQAAKMDMLANTFMRAPGESVGSFALESAIDELAGQLDIDPIGLRRRNEPDRDPTKGTPFSSRHLLDAYRMGAERFGWKERHDRPRMRREGEWLVGMGCATATYPYYRMPGGAARITLTRDGAVRVEVAAHEMGMGTATVQAQLVAARLGVPLENVTVAYGDSAFPGVVLAGGSQQTASIGRAVVVALRALFTDLLRLGGAGTLLDGLHFDEVRGHRRGQETGLCKAGDPARFETYAALLARAGRAEMRVEGQAPPPLELQHWSMHSTGAIFCEARVNAVTGEPRVTRLLGSFDCGRILNAKTAASQFRGGMIMGLGMALMEETQFDERNGRVMNPSLSDYHVPAHLDVPHIDVMWTDIPDPHAPAGARGIGEIGITGTAAAVANAIHNACGIRVRELPITLDKLLG; encoded by the coding sequence ATGAATTTTCTCCAGAAAGCCGTGCAGGCGGCGATGCAGAAGGCCGTCGAAGCGGCGCCGGATGCGTTCATTCCCGGCGGCATGCCCGATCCGCTTGCCGGCGAAGCCCACGAACTGATCGGCGCGCCCGTCTCGCGCGTGGATGGCGCCCGGAAAGTGCGCGGCGAAGCGCCGTTCGCGGCAGAATTCGCGCTCGATGCGATGACGTATGCCGCGCTCGTCCACAGCACGATCCCGAAGGGCCGTATCGCCACCCTGGACACCGCGGCGGCGGAAGCGGCGCCCGGCGTGGTGCTGGTGATGACGCACCGGAACGCGCCGCCGATGAAGCCGGTGCCGATGTTCCTCAGCAAACCCAAGGCCGCCGGCGGCGATAATTTGCCGGTATTCCAGGACGACACCGTGCACTGGAACGGCCAGCCCGTGGCCCTCGTGCTGGCCGAAACGCAGGAACAGGCCGACCACGCGCGATCGCTGGTGCGTGTCGCCTACCACGAGGAACCGGCCGTGACGTCGCTGGCCGAAGCCATGGCGCGCGGAACGGAGGACGCCGTGTTCCAGGGCGAGCCCCTGAACGTGGAAATCGGCGATGCCGAAGCGGCGCTGGCGGCCGCGCCGCACCGGGTGGATGCCGTCTATCGCACGCCCCGGCTGAACCACAACGCCATCGAACTGCACGCGGCGACGGTGGCCTGGCACGGCAACGAACTGCGCATCCACGACGCCACCCAGGCGGTGGCGCACACGGCGTGGTCGCTGGCCCAGGTGTTCGGGCTCAGGGAAAGCCAGGTGCACGTCACGTCGCCGTTCGTCGGCGGCGGCTTCGGCGGCAAGGCGCTGTGGCAGCACCAGGTGCTGGCGGCCGCCGCGGCGAAACTGGCCGGGCGGCCGGTGCGCATCGTGCTGTCGCGCGAGGGCGTGTACCGGACGGTGGGCGGCCGCACGCTGACCGAGCAGCGCGTGGCGCTGGGCGCGGACAACGAGGGCCGCTTCACGGCGCTGATCCACACTGGCACGGCCGTGATGACGGCCCATAACAACATGCCCGAGCCGTTCATCATGCCCGCCCGCTCCCTCTATTCCGCCGGCAGCTTCAGGCTCGACGTGCAGGCGGCGAAGATGGACATGCTGGCCAACACGTTCATGCGCGCGCCGGGCGAATCGGTCGGTTCCTTCGCGCTGGAAAGCGCCATCGACGAACTGGCAGGGCAGCTCGACATCGATCCGATCGGGCTGCGGCGGCGCAACGAACCGGACAGGGACCCGACCAAGGGCACGCCGTTTTCGTCGCGCCACCTGCTCGATGCGTACCGGATGGGTGCCGAGCGCTTCGGCTGGAAGGAGCGCCATGACCGGCCGCGCATGCGGCGCGAAGGCGAATGGCTCGTCGGCATGGGCTGCGCCACCGCCACCTATCCGTACTATCGCATGCCCGGCGGCGCCGCGCGCATCACGCTCACGCGCGATGGCGCGGTGCGGGTGGAAGTGGCGGCCCACGAAATGGGCATGGGCACCGCCACCGTGCAGGCGCAGCTCGTGGCCGCGCGGCTCGGCGTGCCGCTGGAGAACGTGACGGTGGCCTACGGCGATTCGGCATTCCCCGGCGTGGTGCTGGCCGGCGGCTCGCAGCAGACCGCGTCGATCGGCCGCGCCGTGGTCGTCGCGCTGCGCGCGCTGTTTACCGACCTGCTGCGGCTCGGCGGCGCGGGCACCCTGCTGGACGGCCTGCATTTCGACGAGGTGCGCGGCCATCGACGCGGGCAGGAAACGGGGCTGTGCAAGGCGGGCGACCCGGCCCGCTTCGAAACCTACGCGGCGCTGCTGGCCCGCGCCGGCCGCGCCGAGATGCGCGTGGAAGGACAGGCACCGCCGCCGCTGGAACTGCAGCACTGGTCGATGCATTCGACCGGCGCGATCTTCTGCGAGGCGCGCGTCAACGCGGTCACCGGCGAACCGCGCGTGACCCGCCTGCTCGGATCGTTCGACTGCGGCCGCATCCTGAACGCCAAGACGGCCGCCAGCCAGTTCCGCGGCGGCATGATCATGGGCCTGGGCATGGCGCTGATGGAGGAAACGCAGTTCGACGAGCGCAACGGCCGCGTGATGAACCCGAGCCTGTCCGACTACCACGTGCCGGCGCACCTCGACGTGCCGCACATCGACGTGATGTGGACCGACATTCCCGACCCGCACGCACCGGCCGGCGCGCGGGGGATCGGCGAGATCGGCATCACCGGCACCGCCGCCGCCGTGGCCAATGCCATCCACAACGCCTGCGGCATCCGGGTGCGGGAGTTGCCGATCACGCTGGACAAGTTGCTGGGGTGA